In Aegilops tauschii subsp. strangulata cultivar AL8/78 chromosome 3, Aet v6.0, whole genome shotgun sequence, one genomic interval encodes:
- the LOC109739017 gene encoding uncharacterized protein, which produces MAPPRNHPGLFLCFLLLASTATLSAAVSAASYSSVCTKPGPADDRYTDGNETLLLTSFFQISTGYFSFSEGAHSLFSAAADDDPYGSYRSFSLFPHGVYRTSDKDLVHLTATLTLTGPRVHTYRGRGRRENYTGSASVSFILDGFYSSASLELCMVGKGTEHSVDGSPKHYPDVVLRLRVPDRPSLTDPFVTGSLEVSDFGAIQLLAYAEGDNYKYASEGAACSAPTPTQPARDSYQALGSGFAWCAHLKQQLVTAYRLEHGGEPLLRRMHVNQMQCTAKGAVRAYVVFSNDTGSTERHRFFNHRPHRFSVDEEAVVAEGRWDKVRGSLCLRACPVVRSASAPSVPAVREHECGIGMSFWFPAVWTMRDRSVVAGMLWNSTQTGIGSNDGVTTASSIDVVDDGFIDLTDDHRSSNLSDVKYSYNDTMLAEATKHYYLKFKKEKIKGARSFPGNYTYRDFEFRFFALSRGGGKANPVTIGSVMVSGDRLAADDSFSHGVVLDTKQNLLNVSYDIGYYAPADDWVRPTNGSYSFSYSPETRRRISAEGVYDPESGILCMVGCREHNGSTDCQTLVTVKFASLDARGQGHGRGVISSLRDKSDRLFFKKVDITLYGMYSDQVSEAISRMDLEGIMLVASTTLSCVFTVLQILRTKKNPEAAPAMSITMLAILTLGYLTPLVLNFDALFTSRRSRYSVYWMSDWREVNEVVMRAPTLVAFVLQLRLLQLVWSGRRRSADQSKSATPSPVVSERIVLQICLPLYVLGGALAAAVHVINVRAASEEPLVVRIAGEPATIWEDLVSYGGLILDGFLLPQIILNASLAGSGVRAISPWFYAGVTMTRVMPHVYDVVRRQIYEPSMSSSDLYASPRGDLFGVAWDIIIPCGAGVLAVLVFLQQRLGGSAVLPSQRRRSGGYEMVSSI; this is translated from the coding sequence ATGGCGCCACCGCGGAACCATCCCGGCCTGTTCCTCTGCTTCCTTTTGCTCGCGTCCACCGCCACGCTCTCCGCCGCGGTCTCCGCCGCGTCCTACTCCTCCGTTTGCACCAAGCCCGGACCCGCTGACGACCGCTACACCGACGGCAACGAAACCCTCTTACTCACCAGCTTCTTCCAAATCTCCACCGGTTACTTCTCCTTCTCCGAGGGCGCGCACAGCTtgttctccgccgccgccgatgaTGACCCCTACGGCAGCTATCGCTCGTTTTCCCTTTTCCCCCACGGCGTCTACCGCACCAGCGACAAGGATCTCGTGCACCTCACTGCCACTCTCACCCTCACCGGCCCCCGCGTCCACACCTACCGGGGCCGTGGACGCCGCGAGAATTACACCGGCTCCGCGTCCGTCTCCTTCATCCTCGACGGCTTCTACTCCTCCGCCTCACTCGAACTCTGCATGGTCGGGAAGGGCACCGAGCACTCCGTCGACGGCTCTCCCAAGCACTACCccgacgtcgtcctccgcctcCGCGTCCCCGATCGTCCCTCCCTCACCGATCCCTTCGTGACCGGCAGTCTAGAGGTCTCCGACTTCGGGGCCATCCAGCTCCTCGCTTACGCCGAGGGCGACAACTACAAGTACGCCTCCGAGGGCGCGGCCTGCAGCGCACCGACGCCGACGCAGCCTGCCAGGGACTCGTACCAGGCGCTCGGCAGCGGCTTCGCCTGGTGCGCCCATCTGAAACAACAGCTCGTGACCGCGTACAGGCTGGAGCACGGCGGCGAACCGCTTCTGCGGCGGATGCACGTCAACCAGATGCAGTGCACCGCGAAGGGTGCCGTGCGCGCGTACGTGGTGTTCTCCAACGACACTGGGTCGACCGAGAGGCACCGATTCTTCAACCACCGTCCACACCGCTTCTCGGTGGACGAGGAGGCTGTCGTGGCCGAGGGGCGCTGGGACAAGGTTCGGGGCTCGCTCTGCCTCAGGGCGTGCCCGGTGGTGCGCTCGGCCTCGGCGCCCTCTGTCCCGGCGGTGCGAGAGCATGAGTGCGGGATCGGGATGAGCTTCTGGTTCCCGGCCGTGTGGACGATGCGGGACCGGAGCGTCGTGGCCGGGATGCTTTGGAACTCGACCCAGACTGGTATTGGCAGCAACGACGGCGTGACAACAGCGTCGAGCATCGACGTCGTCGACGACGGATTCATCGACCTCACTGACGACCACAGAAGCAGCAACCTCTCAGATGTGAAGTACAGCTACAACGACACGATGCTTGCCGAGGCGACGAAGCATTACTACCTCAAATTCAAGAAGGAGAAGATCAAGGGGGCGCGCTCATTCCCGGGGAACTATACTTACCGTGACTTCGAATTTCGTTTCTTCGCGCTGAGCAGGGGGGGCGGAAAGGCCAACCCAGTCACAATCGGTTCGGTGATGGTCTCCGGGGATCGGCTGGCTGCCGACGATTCCTTCTCCCATGGTGTGGTACTTGACACGAAGCAAAATCTGCTGAATGTCAGCTACGATATAGGCTATTATGCTCCAGCTGATGATTGGGTGCGTCCTACGAATGGGTCGTACTCGTTCTCATATAGCCCTGAGACACGGCGACGAATCTCAGCAGAGGGTGTTTATGATCCTGAGAGCGGCATACTGTGCATGGTCGGTTGCCGAGAGCACAACGGCTCGACCGACTGTCAAACACTGGTAACCGTGAAGTTCGCCTCCCTTGATGCCAGGGGTCAGGGGCACGGCAGGGGGGTAATCAGCAGCCTCAGAGACAAGTCCGATCGTCTTTTCTTCAAGAAGGTCGACATCACTCTGTACGGGATGTACTCAGACCAAGTGTCGGAGGCGATATCTAGGATGGACTTGGAAGGCATCATGCTGGTGGCGTCCACGACGCTGTCGTGCGTCTTCACCGTCCTGCAGATCCTCCGTACCAAGAAGAACCCCGAGGCGGCTCCGGCGATGTCGATCACCATGCTCGCCATCCTCACGCTGGGATACCTCACTCCTCTCGTGCTCAACTTCGACGCCCTGTTCACGAGCAGGAGGAGCCGGTACTCCGTGTACTGGATGAGCGACTGGCGCGAGGTGAACGAGGTGGTGATGAGGGCGCCCACGCTGGTCGCCTTCGTGCTGCAGCTGCGCCTCCTTCAGCTCGTGTGGTCCGGCCGCCGGAGGTCGGCGGACCAGAGCAAGTCCGCCACGCCGTCGCCCGTCGTGTCCGAGAGGATCGTGCTGCAGATATGCCTGCCGCTGTACGTGCTCGGAGGAGCCCTGGCCGCGGCCGTCCACGTGATCAACGTCCGCGCCGCGAGCGAGGAGCCGCTCGTGGTGCGCATCGCCGGAGAGCCGGCCACGATCTGGGAGGACCTCGTGTCGTACGGCGGTCTGATACTGGACGGCTTCCTGCTCCCTCAGATCATCCTGAACGCGTCCTTGGCGGGCTCCGGAGTGCGAGCGATCTCGCCGTGGTTCTACGCGGGGGTCACCATGACCCGGGTGATGCCTCACGTGTACGACGTGGTGAGGCGGCAGATCTACGAGCCGAGCATGAGCTCCTCCGACCTGTACGCTAGCCCGCGGGGCGACCTCTTCGGCGTCGCGTGGGACATCATCATACCGTGCGGAGCGGGAGTGCTGGCCGTGCTGGTCTTCTTGCAGCAGCGGCTTGGAGGCAGCGCGGTTCTTCCTTCACAGAGGAGGAGATCAGGTGGGTATGAGATGGTCTCCAGCATCTAA